Below is a window of Solanum stenotomum isolate F172 chromosome 7, ASM1918654v1, whole genome shotgun sequence DNA.
CAGTGATGATCTATGGCTGTCTTGCGTCAATCATATTCTGTGGATACATTGTCTATGATACAGACAATCTAATCAAGCGCTACACTTACGATGAGTACATCTGGGCTGCTATATCCTTGTATCTTGACGTTATCAATTTGTTCCTCGCTCTATTGTCCATCTTCAGGGCTGCGGACAATTGAAGAGTTAAAAGAGAGGAATAGCTATACAAATTTCTCTCTTCACGTGTATGTGTATGCTTATCATTCGTTATCTTTTCCTCTCTTTTGTTATGGATGGTTTGCTTATTGATAATTGTATAGAACGTTTTCTTAGTTAGAAGAACTAGAACTGAATCGATTTTGGCAAATGATTGGGTTTCCCCTCTTCTATGAGTCCCATTCTCCTGTTCTGTTGTTTGAATGGTTGGTTGGAAAAGGTCATAACTCAATAATCATACACGTCCATTGGTCAGGATCAATCACTCCGGTGGGGTTCGTTTTCGATCTATGCTCAATTTTCTTACTAACCAAGTAATTATTTACTCAAACAAATGAGTGGTTCGTCTTTGACGTATGCCTAGTTTCGTACTAATCAAGTAATTATTTGGTCAAACGAATGAGTGGCTCGTTTTTTATATATCCCCAATTTCTTATCAGCTAAGTAATTATTTGCTCAAACAAATGAGCGATTCGTCTTATTTATGTCAAATTTCTTACCAATCAAGTAATTATTTAGTCGGGTGATTTTTTTTCGATTCTTGTTTTATGTCTAATTTTTTTACCAATCAAGTAATTAATCATCTAGTCAAATAAATGACTGGATTTTCTTCGATTTTAGCATTTAGCCAATTACTTACCAATTAAGTAATTATCTTAGTCAAATATATGAGTGATCTTTCTTTATATGTACAATTTCTTACGTCTGTATAGttaaaaaacacttattttatattatatgttatgtataattttCATTTAAGAGCATACGATTTTTTTATAGTAATGGGCGAATTTTCATTCAAGAGCATAAGATTGTTTTAGTAATTGAGCTACTAAAAGAAAGGGGATAATCTAAAAAACATCAATAAGTTGTAATGTTGATTAATTATAACgtgtctaattaaaaaaaaatactaatcagattctaaattattttttgtcccTCACATTTCTCCTAGAAATTGAACACATTTTATGTGTCACCTCAACACCTAAAAAagtatttattctattttaagataatcacaattttttatttctttcttcataTTATAAAATGAACCCGCCTTTCGTTCCCTCTAAGGATTcaaatagtttaatttaaatttcaaaaccGAATTTGCTATTGAAAAGTAGATATTCTTCCTCTCTTTCTGACAATTTTTTTGTACTTCTTATTTTTTCCTCCAgaacttaaatatttatttaaattaaaataaataaaaacttactataaaaaatatttgggaTCTCAAAATTTCGAGGGCCTAAATCAATACTTGACCAACCTCCCCTGACAACCTCTGTTTTCCTTCTcattttctaatttcaattaAGATAAGATAATAATGACAAAGACATTGAAGACGGTAAATGTGTTATTCATTACTCTCCCGGTTCACCAATAGTGATTCACTATTGACTTGATATAGAAATTAAGAAACAGTaaataatatgaataattttatcaaattatacttattaaatataaatcatttaaacattgaaaactGAATATGAGTTAAtaacaagaataaaataaatataaaaataataaattacttattaatttaataaactaGACAAGTATTTTTGAACGGTGGACAAATAGAGTTGGAAGGAGGAGAGTGCCAAATATGaccaaaaatatctttatttaaAGTAGGGAAAATGTatgaaaaagatcaaaatataccttgaactttgctaaaaggatcatatatatccttacatgattttttttaaattaaaaatatagattTAAAACTAAtcttttcacttccgttaaatgaatgacatatgtgagctcattttgtaacagTAGGAgaatatgtgagccatttgtataacggtaagggcaTATAAGTGTCAATTTCATAACGAAGgacatatcagctccaaatgacaaaATTAAGGGGTATATCATGCCATTTTCCCTTTCAAGTATATGAGTAGAAATTAGAAAGTAAAAACACAggaaacataaaataaaaataaaaattatatgcaTAAAAGGAAAATCAGAAATTATATGTACAATCTCtgacaaaaatattaaagacatgttttgaaatttttattacaatgaaaattatttttgaagttttcattacaacaataaaatatttttgggccTTAAATATTAACCCTAGAGCCAAACAGAGCTATTTTGTGAAATAGAATAGAATAGAGAATGTCTGCAATCAGATCGAAGCAATATTATGCCACTAGCAGTCTCGTTGTTGGCTATGCCTTGTGTTCAAGCTTGCTTGCTGTGATCAACAAGTTCGCCATTACTAATTTCAACTATCCAGGTCTTCTCACTGCATTACAGTACCTAACTTCAACTTTAGGTGTTTGGATTTTGGGCAAATTTGGTTTCTTACATCATGATCCTTTTACAATTGAAAATGCTAAGAAATTCTTGCCTGCTGCATTTGTTTTTTACTTGGCAATCTTTACTAATACTAATCTATTGCGTCATGCCAATGTGGATACGTTTATTGTGTTTAGATCGTGTACGCCTTTACTTGTTGCAGTTGCTGATACTGCTTTTAGGAAGCAGCCATGTCCGTCTAAGTTGACGTATTTGGCATTGGTTGTTATTTTGGGTGGTGCATTTGGGTATGTTGCTACGGATTCAGGGTTTAATTTGACGGCGTATTCATGGGCGTTGGCGTATTTGATGACTATTACGACTGAGATGGTTTATATTAAGCATATGGTTACGAATCTAGGGTTGAATacttggggttttgtgttttatAATAATTTGTTGTCGTTGATGATGGCGCCTTTGTTTTGGATTATTACTGGGGAGTATGTCGATGTGTTTATTGCGATGGGATCGAATGGAAAAGGGAATTTGTTTCATCCTGTTGCGTTTGTGGCGGTGGCGTTGTCGTGTGTGTTTGGATTGCTTATTAGTTTCTTTGGATTTGCTGCGAGGAAGGCGATATCTGCTACTGCTTTTACAGTAACTGGGGTTGTGAATAAGTTTTTGACTGTTGCGATTAATGTTCTTATTTGGGATAAGCATGCTAGTCCGTTTGGTTTAGGGTGTTTGTTGATGACTATTGCGGGAGGGGTTCTTTATCAGCAATCTGTAACTGGTGTTACTAGTGCTCCACCACAACGGgattcagctgtctctaaacagGACAATGGGAATGACCATGACAACTATGGAGATAGTGATGAAGAGAAGGGAATGTCTGGTAAGATTTCCGGTGTATAAGTATTTTGGCATCTTTGCCTATTGCTGAAGAGGCTATTGTTAATCCTTCCACTGTATTTTGAATCCTCTTCTCAACTATTGTTCTTTACAAACTTTTGCTAGATATTTGTAAGGTTGGGGTTTCTCCTTCCCTTAATAATAGATAGTAATGATTTGATTATGATTTGGTATGTTTTTGCTCCTTTTCTTTGAACATGCTATTATGTTGATTTCATACATGTATCTCTTGTTTAACAGAGCTCCCACAGAAATGTATGCTTTTTGTTTTTCTGCAAAAGTAGACAACCTTGCATCTTCAACTTTGTTCTAACATACGGTTAAGACATGTCACGCTGAGATGGGCAGAATTCTTAACTCAAAGAAAAGTGGACAGTGAGTCAAACTACTTAATTTCTATGTCAACTAAGTAAGCAACAATCTTATCAGGCACTTGGAGAGACAATTCTATTAGATGGCTTATTATCTAGTCCAAAACCATCTTCCATAGTGCATCTGTGTTATTTAACAATTATCACTGTTTTGATAACCTCTGTATCTCTATTCCACATCTCTAGTACACTAATACATTCAGTGCAAGCATTGTTGATTCTTCCATTTGTTGCTTCCTTTAGGCTGACTGAGGTAATCATGTGTGAGATATAACTAGTAATACTTGTGTGAGAGACTTATTATGTGATAATGGACTGTTGGTCCATAAAGCCCAAATAATTTCACCCACTGAAATCCCAGCACATCTGCTGAAGGAAAATCCTGACTATCCTCCCTTAATCTCTCTCTGTCCTAACTCTTGTCCCCAATTTCGTCAACTTGCTTTTCTCTGCCCCTTCTAATTTTAATCAGGCATTCAGGATTATTCCCATTTTTCTACCAAGATGGATAAAAATGGTAGTTAATGAACTAAATCTGCAAAGGATTGCCTGCCTTATTCAAGCTTTTGGACCTTTTTCTGTATTGTGTGGAGAAATTCAGTGAATGTATTCGTAATACTGAATGCATGAACCTTAGGTTATCTTGAGTGTAACTCTTAACAACTTTGCAAATAAGTGTTGTTGGTCTTTGGGATTAGTTCCTCAATGAGCATAGCTTGAGCTAAAAAGGAAAACCTCATCAATGGCAATGGTGGTGTAAATTAAAGAGTAGGTGTTGGGCTTATGGAAGAGGGAGCCAGGCCTTTTGTTTTTTCAGTCTTGAGGATCGTCTCTTCTGGTCACTGGACTCCTCAAGGGTGGAATTTTATCTTTAGAAGACAATTAAGTGACTTGGGAGATTCAGAGGGTAGCAAATTTCACCATTGGGCAATTTTTTCAACATCATTTGGTTTTTGTAGTGGAAAGGCAATCAGAAGGGAAGTTTTAAGGTGAGTTGTGCATACAACTGCTTGAACCATCTCAATCACCCCAAAGTCATTGGCCATGGAGAGGAATTGGAAGTCAAAAATGCCACTCAAAATGCCCTGTTTTGCTGGTTGTTAGCCAAAAAACTGTACTGACTCAAAACAACTTAATGAGGAAGGGGATGCCATTATGTTCTAGATGTTTCTTTTGTGGGAAAACTGCTGACTACACTGGAAGATCACTGGCCAGCTATGATGTTATTCTTGAGTCTTAAGGGTATGTCATGGACCATGCCTGCCAAAATTACATAAGCAATTCAGAGTTGGGAGGAAGCAGGAAAGCAGTCCAAGAACAGAAACAAATGG
It encodes the following:
- the LOC125871301 gene encoding GDP-fucose transporter 1, with amino-acid sequence MSAIRSKQYYATSSLVVGYALCSSLLAVINKFAITNFNYPGLLTALQYLTSTLGVWILGKFGFLHHDPFTIENAKKFLPAAFVFYLAIFTNTNLLRHANVDTFIVFRSCTPLLVAVADTAFRKQPCPSKLTYLALVVILGGAFGYVATDSGFNLTAYSWALAYLMTITTEMVYIKHMVTNLGLNTWGFVFYNNLLSLMMAPLFWIITGEYVDVFIAMGSNGKGNLFHPVAFVAVALSCVFGLLISFFGFAARKAISATAFTVTGVVNKFLTVAINVLIWDKHASPFGLGCLLMTIAGGVLYQQSVTGVTSAPPQRDSAVSKQDNGNDHDNYGDSDEEKGMSGTFSSR